In Syngnathus scovelli strain Florida chromosome 11, RoL_Ssco_1.2, whole genome shotgun sequence, one DNA window encodes the following:
- the slc45a1 gene encoding proton-associated sugar transporter A isoform X2, which produces MSSPGMGTPSDPLLASPGMGRLPSVQEGLWRNSLPKTASFPTSSTRLLSHRANNFQRQPKRQKLIRPSPPPPPNTPCPLDRLDLSELPPRRAFQELLFNGCILFGIEFSYAMETAYVTPVLLQMGLPDQFYSLVWFISPILGFLVQPLIGAWSDRCTSRFGRRRPFIFALAIGALFGLTLVLNGRDIGGALADTASNHKWGIILTVCGVVLMDFSADSADNPSHAYMMDVCSPEDQDRGLNIHALLAGLGGGFGYIVGGINWDQTNFGKSMGGQLRVIYMFTSITLVIATAMTLTSIPERPLPKSQPSVKNNLKSPNVLLPPSPPAPPGSALPVDDEDEEGLYGYHLSKSSHPESLAYSCSANARLCAGLTSPISPMSPLTPKYGSFISRDNSLTGINEFASSLGTSYIDSVLIDCYTGQQTPQGLVAPNSVPIPPGDIPAPEGSTQPERQPDRECHPDTETAPQSEVASQVTSGARPGLEPRRGSAAGILKRPQSLALMEEPMATQIVGMENGRRRTVTFSQQVANILLNGVRYESDLNENAVMGESQMSMKLLCIAIYRMPPSLRSLCTNHFLGWLSFEGMLLFYTDFMGEVVFEGDPKAPHDSEAYQRYNAGVSMGCWGMCIYAFSAAFYSAILEKLEERFSLRTLYFFAYLAFGLGTGLATLSTNLYVVLSLCVTYGVLFSSLCTLPYSLLCEYYQSPQFCGSSEEGTRRGMGVDISLLSCQYFLAQILVSVAMGPLTSLVGGAQGVMYFASLMSFVGCAYSSLCVVYQLPAAEGRGEVETGV; this is translated from the exons ATGTCATCTCCGGGGATGGGCACCCCAAGTGACCCCCTCCTGGCCAGTCCCGGCATGGGGAGACTACCCtcagttcaggagggactctGGAGGAACTCGCTACCCAAGACGGCCAGCTTCCCGACGTCCTCCACCCGACTCCTCAGTCACCGCGCCAACAACTTCCAGCGGCAGCCGAAGCGCCAGAAGCTGATCCGACCTTCTCCACCTCCGCCGCCAAACACGCCGTGTCCCTTGGACAGGCTGGACCTCAGCGAGCTACCCCCAAGACGCGCTTTCCAGGAGCTGCTCTTCAACGGCTGCATCCTTTTCGGGATTGAATTCAGCTACGCCATGGAGACGGCTTATGTGACACCCGTACTTCTGCAGATGGGCTTGCCCGATCAGTTCTATAGCTTGGTGTGGTTCATTAGCCCCATCCTTG GATTCTTGGTTCAGCCTCTCATTGGAGCTTGGAGTGACCGTTGCACATCCCGGTTTGGACGCAGGAGGccgtttatttttgctttggcaATAG GAGCGTTGTTCGGCCTGACTCTGGTGCTGAATGGACGAGACATTGGAGGAGCGTTGGCGGACACGGCATCCAATCACAAATGGGGTATAATCCTGACGGTGTGCGGTGTGGTCCTGATGGACTTCAGCGCAGATTCGGCGGATAACCCGAGTCACGCCTACATGATGGACGTGTGCAGCCCGGAGGACCAAGATCGGGGTTTGAACATCCATGCTCTACTGGCAG GACTTGGGGGTGGCTTCGGGTACATCGTAGGCGGCATCAACTGGGACCAAACAAACTTCGGAAAGTCAATGGGTGGTCAGTTGCGGGTCATCTATATGTTCACTAGCATCACCCTGGTGATCGCCACAGCCATGACTCTTACAAGCATCCCAGAGCGACCGCTGCCCAAGAGCCAACCCTCTGTCAAAAACAATCTAAAGAGCCCCAATGTTCTACTTCCTCCGTCGCCGCCCGCCCCACCGGGATCTGCACTGCCAGTGGACGACGAGGATGAGGAAGGTCTCTACGGCTATCACTTGTCAAAGTCAAGCCACCCCGAGTCTTTGGCGTATTCCTGCAGTGCCAACGCCCGCCTCTGTGCCGGGCTCACTAGCCCCATATCGCCCATGAGCCCCCTTACGCCAAAGTACGGCAGCTTTATAAGTCGGGACAACTCGCTGACCGGCATCAATGAATTTGCCTCGTCACTGGGGACTTCCTACATAGACAGTGTTCTCATAGACTGCTATACCGGGCAACAGACACCACAGGGCCTCGTGGCCCCCAACTCTGTACCCATTCCTCCAGGTGACATTCCTGCCCCAGAAGGGTCCACACAGCCAGAAAGGCAACCCGATAGGGAGTGTCACCCAGACACAGAGACTGCCCCACAATCCGAAGTCGCATCTCAGGTCACATCAGGGGCGCGGCCCGGTCTGGAACCACGTCGGGGCTCCGCCGCCGGAATCCTGAAACGACCTCAGAGTCTGGCACTCATGGAGGAGCCCATGGCAACCCAGATAGTCGGGATGGAGAATGGACGTAGGAGAACTGTGACGTTTAGCCAGCAG GTCGCGAACATTTTGCTGAACGGCGTGCGCTATGAGAGCGATCTAAACGAGAATGCAGTGATGGGTGAATCTCAAATGTCAATGAAACTCCTTTGTATAGCCATCTATCGGATGCCCCCCTCTCTGCGGAGCTTATGTACTAACCATTTTTTGG GCTGGCTGTCCTTTGAAGGCATGCTGCTCTTCTACACAGACTTCATGGGCGAGGTCGTATTTGAAGGAGACCCCAAAGCGCCCCACGACTCCGAGGCCTACCAGCGCTATAACGCTGGGGTCAGCATGGGCTGCTGGGGCATGTGCATCTATGCATTCAGTGCTGCTTTCTACTCAG CCATATTAGAGAAACTAGAGGAGCGCTTCTCTCTGCGCACGCTCTACTTTTTCGCCTACCTGGCGTTCGGCCTGGGCACGGGTCTGGCCACGCTGTCCACCAACCTCTACGTGGTGCTGTCCCTTTGCGTCACCTACGGGGTGCTCTTCTCCTCGCTATGCACGCTGCCTTACTCACTGCTGTGTGAATATTACCAAAGCCCTCAG TTCTGCGGCTCATCCGAGGAGGGCACCCGACGCGGGATGGGGGTGGACATCTCGCTGCTCAGCTGCCAGTACTTCCTGGCGCAGATCCTGGTTTCTGTGGCGATGGGACCTCTGACATCGCTAGTGGGTGGCGCCCAGGGGGTGATGTACTTCGCCAGCCTGATGTCTTTTGTGGGCTGCGCATATTCATCCCTCTGCGTTGTGTACCAGCTGCCCGCTGCGGAGG GAAGAGGAGAAGTTGAAACAGGGGTGTGA
- the slc45a1 gene encoding proton-associated sugar transporter A isoform X3 has product MSSPGMGTPSDPLLASPGMGRLPSVQEGLWRNSLPKTASFPTSSTRLLSHRANNFQRQPKRQKLIRPSPPPPPNTPCPLDRLDLSELPPRRAFQELLFNGCILFGIEFSYAMETAYVTPVLLQMGLPDQFYSLVWFISPILGFLVQPLIGAWSDRCTSRFGRRRPFIFALAIGALFGLTLVLNGRDIGGALADTASNHKWGIILTVCGVVLMDFSADSADNPSHAYMMDVCSPEDQDRGLNIHALLAGLGGGFGYIVGGINWDQTNFGKSMGGQLRVIYMFTSITLVIATAMTLTSIPERPLPKSQPSVKNNLKSPNVLLPPSPPAPPGSALPVDDEDEEGLYGYHLSKSSHPESLAYSCSANARLCAGLTSPISPMSPLTPKYGSFISRDNSLTGINEFASSLGTSYIDSVLIDCYTGQQTPQGLVAPNSVPIPPGDIPAPEGSTQPERQPDRECHPDTETAPQSEVASQVTSGARPGLEPRRGSAAGILKRPQSLALMEEPMATQIVGMENGRRRTVTFSQQVANILLNGVRYESDLNENAVMGESQMSMKLLCIAIYRMPPSLRSLCTNHFLDFMGEVVFEGDPKAPHDSEAYQRYNAGVSMGCWGMCIYAFSAAFYSAILEKLEERFSLRTLYFFAYLAFGLGTGLATLSTNLYVVLSLCVTYGVLFSSLCTLPYSLLCEYYQSPQFCGSSEEGTRRGMGVDISLLSCQYFLAQILVSVAMGPLTSLVGGAQGVMYFASLMSFVGCAYSSLCVVYQLPAAEGEPAESETRPLLAQI; this is encoded by the exons ATGTCATCTCCGGGGATGGGCACCCCAAGTGACCCCCTCCTGGCCAGTCCCGGCATGGGGAGACTACCCtcagttcaggagggactctGGAGGAACTCGCTACCCAAGACGGCCAGCTTCCCGACGTCCTCCACCCGACTCCTCAGTCACCGCGCCAACAACTTCCAGCGGCAGCCGAAGCGCCAGAAGCTGATCCGACCTTCTCCACCTCCGCCGCCAAACACGCCGTGTCCCTTGGACAGGCTGGACCTCAGCGAGCTACCCCCAAGACGCGCTTTCCAGGAGCTGCTCTTCAACGGCTGCATCCTTTTCGGGATTGAATTCAGCTACGCCATGGAGACGGCTTATGTGACACCCGTACTTCTGCAGATGGGCTTGCCCGATCAGTTCTATAGCTTGGTGTGGTTCATTAGCCCCATCCTTG GATTCTTGGTTCAGCCTCTCATTGGAGCTTGGAGTGACCGTTGCACATCCCGGTTTGGACGCAGGAGGccgtttatttttgctttggcaATAG GAGCGTTGTTCGGCCTGACTCTGGTGCTGAATGGACGAGACATTGGAGGAGCGTTGGCGGACACGGCATCCAATCACAAATGGGGTATAATCCTGACGGTGTGCGGTGTGGTCCTGATGGACTTCAGCGCAGATTCGGCGGATAACCCGAGTCACGCCTACATGATGGACGTGTGCAGCCCGGAGGACCAAGATCGGGGTTTGAACATCCATGCTCTACTGGCAG GACTTGGGGGTGGCTTCGGGTACATCGTAGGCGGCATCAACTGGGACCAAACAAACTTCGGAAAGTCAATGGGTGGTCAGTTGCGGGTCATCTATATGTTCACTAGCATCACCCTGGTGATCGCCACAGCCATGACTCTTACAAGCATCCCAGAGCGACCGCTGCCCAAGAGCCAACCCTCTGTCAAAAACAATCTAAAGAGCCCCAATGTTCTACTTCCTCCGTCGCCGCCCGCCCCACCGGGATCTGCACTGCCAGTGGACGACGAGGATGAGGAAGGTCTCTACGGCTATCACTTGTCAAAGTCAAGCCACCCCGAGTCTTTGGCGTATTCCTGCAGTGCCAACGCCCGCCTCTGTGCCGGGCTCACTAGCCCCATATCGCCCATGAGCCCCCTTACGCCAAAGTACGGCAGCTTTATAAGTCGGGACAACTCGCTGACCGGCATCAATGAATTTGCCTCGTCACTGGGGACTTCCTACATAGACAGTGTTCTCATAGACTGCTATACCGGGCAACAGACACCACAGGGCCTCGTGGCCCCCAACTCTGTACCCATTCCTCCAGGTGACATTCCTGCCCCAGAAGGGTCCACACAGCCAGAAAGGCAACCCGATAGGGAGTGTCACCCAGACACAGAGACTGCCCCACAATCCGAAGTCGCATCTCAGGTCACATCAGGGGCGCGGCCCGGTCTGGAACCACGTCGGGGCTCCGCCGCCGGAATCCTGAAACGACCTCAGAGTCTGGCACTCATGGAGGAGCCCATGGCAACCCAGATAGTCGGGATGGAGAATGGACGTAGGAGAACTGTGACGTTTAGCCAGCAG GTCGCGAACATTTTGCTGAACGGCGTGCGCTATGAGAGCGATCTAAACGAGAATGCAGTGATGGGTGAATCTCAAATGTCAATGAAACTCCTTTGTATAGCCATCTATCGGATGCCCCCCTCTCTGCGGAGCTTATGTACTAACCATTTTTTGG ACTTCATGGGCGAGGTCGTATTTGAAGGAGACCCCAAAGCGCCCCACGACTCCGAGGCCTACCAGCGCTATAACGCTGGGGTCAGCATGGGCTGCTGGGGCATGTGCATCTATGCATTCAGTGCTGCTTTCTACTCAG CCATATTAGAGAAACTAGAGGAGCGCTTCTCTCTGCGCACGCTCTACTTTTTCGCCTACCTGGCGTTCGGCCTGGGCACGGGTCTGGCCACGCTGTCCACCAACCTCTACGTGGTGCTGTCCCTTTGCGTCACCTACGGGGTGCTCTTCTCCTCGCTATGCACGCTGCCTTACTCACTGCTGTGTGAATATTACCAAAGCCCTCAG TTCTGCGGCTCATCCGAGGAGGGCACCCGACGCGGGATGGGGGTGGACATCTCGCTGCTCAGCTGCCAGTACTTCCTGGCGCAGATCCTGGTTTCTGTGGCGATGGGACCTCTGACATCGCTAGTGGGTGGCGCCCAGGGGGTGATGTACTTCGCCAGCCTGATGTCTTTTGTGGGCTGCGCATATTCATCCCTCTGCGTTGTGTACCAGCTGCCCGCTGCGGAGGGTGAGCCCGCCGAAAGCGAGACGCGGCCGCTGCTGGCCCAAATTTAG
- the slc45a1 gene encoding proton-associated sugar transporter A isoform X1 — protein sequence MSSPGMGTPSDPLLASPGMGRLPSVQEGLWRNSLPKTASFPTSSTRLLSHRANNFQRQPKRQKLIRPSPPPPPNTPCPLDRLDLSELPPRRAFQELLFNGCILFGIEFSYAMETAYVTPVLLQMGLPDQFYSLVWFISPILGFLVQPLIGAWSDRCTSRFGRRRPFIFALAIGALFGLTLVLNGRDIGGALADTASNHKWGIILTVCGVVLMDFSADSADNPSHAYMMDVCSPEDQDRGLNIHALLAGLGGGFGYIVGGINWDQTNFGKSMGGQLRVIYMFTSITLVIATAMTLTSIPERPLPKSQPSVKNNLKSPNVLLPPSPPAPPGSALPVDDEDEEGLYGYHLSKSSHPESLAYSCSANARLCAGLTSPISPMSPLTPKYGSFISRDNSLTGINEFASSLGTSYIDSVLIDCYTGQQTPQGLVAPNSVPIPPGDIPAPEGSTQPERQPDRECHPDTETAPQSEVASQVTSGARPGLEPRRGSAAGILKRPQSLALMEEPMATQIVGMENGRRRTVTFSQQVANILLNGVRYESDLNENAVMGESQMSMKLLCIAIYRMPPSLRSLCTNHFLGWLSFEGMLLFYTDFMGEVVFEGDPKAPHDSEAYQRYNAGVSMGCWGMCIYAFSAAFYSAILEKLEERFSLRTLYFFAYLAFGLGTGLATLSTNLYVVLSLCVTYGVLFSSLCTLPYSLLCEYYQSPQFCGSSEEGTRRGMGVDISLLSCQYFLAQILVSVAMGPLTSLVGGAQGVMYFASLMSFVGCAYSSLCVVYQLPAAEGEPAESETRPLLAQI from the exons ATGTCATCTCCGGGGATGGGCACCCCAAGTGACCCCCTCCTGGCCAGTCCCGGCATGGGGAGACTACCCtcagttcaggagggactctGGAGGAACTCGCTACCCAAGACGGCCAGCTTCCCGACGTCCTCCACCCGACTCCTCAGTCACCGCGCCAACAACTTCCAGCGGCAGCCGAAGCGCCAGAAGCTGATCCGACCTTCTCCACCTCCGCCGCCAAACACGCCGTGTCCCTTGGACAGGCTGGACCTCAGCGAGCTACCCCCAAGACGCGCTTTCCAGGAGCTGCTCTTCAACGGCTGCATCCTTTTCGGGATTGAATTCAGCTACGCCATGGAGACGGCTTATGTGACACCCGTACTTCTGCAGATGGGCTTGCCCGATCAGTTCTATAGCTTGGTGTGGTTCATTAGCCCCATCCTTG GATTCTTGGTTCAGCCTCTCATTGGAGCTTGGAGTGACCGTTGCACATCCCGGTTTGGACGCAGGAGGccgtttatttttgctttggcaATAG GAGCGTTGTTCGGCCTGACTCTGGTGCTGAATGGACGAGACATTGGAGGAGCGTTGGCGGACACGGCATCCAATCACAAATGGGGTATAATCCTGACGGTGTGCGGTGTGGTCCTGATGGACTTCAGCGCAGATTCGGCGGATAACCCGAGTCACGCCTACATGATGGACGTGTGCAGCCCGGAGGACCAAGATCGGGGTTTGAACATCCATGCTCTACTGGCAG GACTTGGGGGTGGCTTCGGGTACATCGTAGGCGGCATCAACTGGGACCAAACAAACTTCGGAAAGTCAATGGGTGGTCAGTTGCGGGTCATCTATATGTTCACTAGCATCACCCTGGTGATCGCCACAGCCATGACTCTTACAAGCATCCCAGAGCGACCGCTGCCCAAGAGCCAACCCTCTGTCAAAAACAATCTAAAGAGCCCCAATGTTCTACTTCCTCCGTCGCCGCCCGCCCCACCGGGATCTGCACTGCCAGTGGACGACGAGGATGAGGAAGGTCTCTACGGCTATCACTTGTCAAAGTCAAGCCACCCCGAGTCTTTGGCGTATTCCTGCAGTGCCAACGCCCGCCTCTGTGCCGGGCTCACTAGCCCCATATCGCCCATGAGCCCCCTTACGCCAAAGTACGGCAGCTTTATAAGTCGGGACAACTCGCTGACCGGCATCAATGAATTTGCCTCGTCACTGGGGACTTCCTACATAGACAGTGTTCTCATAGACTGCTATACCGGGCAACAGACACCACAGGGCCTCGTGGCCCCCAACTCTGTACCCATTCCTCCAGGTGACATTCCTGCCCCAGAAGGGTCCACACAGCCAGAAAGGCAACCCGATAGGGAGTGTCACCCAGACACAGAGACTGCCCCACAATCCGAAGTCGCATCTCAGGTCACATCAGGGGCGCGGCCCGGTCTGGAACCACGTCGGGGCTCCGCCGCCGGAATCCTGAAACGACCTCAGAGTCTGGCACTCATGGAGGAGCCCATGGCAACCCAGATAGTCGGGATGGAGAATGGACGTAGGAGAACTGTGACGTTTAGCCAGCAG GTCGCGAACATTTTGCTGAACGGCGTGCGCTATGAGAGCGATCTAAACGAGAATGCAGTGATGGGTGAATCTCAAATGTCAATGAAACTCCTTTGTATAGCCATCTATCGGATGCCCCCCTCTCTGCGGAGCTTATGTACTAACCATTTTTTGG GCTGGCTGTCCTTTGAAGGCATGCTGCTCTTCTACACAGACTTCATGGGCGAGGTCGTATTTGAAGGAGACCCCAAAGCGCCCCACGACTCCGAGGCCTACCAGCGCTATAACGCTGGGGTCAGCATGGGCTGCTGGGGCATGTGCATCTATGCATTCAGTGCTGCTTTCTACTCAG CCATATTAGAGAAACTAGAGGAGCGCTTCTCTCTGCGCACGCTCTACTTTTTCGCCTACCTGGCGTTCGGCCTGGGCACGGGTCTGGCCACGCTGTCCACCAACCTCTACGTGGTGCTGTCCCTTTGCGTCACCTACGGGGTGCTCTTCTCCTCGCTATGCACGCTGCCTTACTCACTGCTGTGTGAATATTACCAAAGCCCTCAG TTCTGCGGCTCATCCGAGGAGGGCACCCGACGCGGGATGGGGGTGGACATCTCGCTGCTCAGCTGCCAGTACTTCCTGGCGCAGATCCTGGTTTCTGTGGCGATGGGACCTCTGACATCGCTAGTGGGTGGCGCCCAGGGGGTGATGTACTTCGCCAGCCTGATGTCTTTTGTGGGCTGCGCATATTCATCCCTCTGCGTTGTGTACCAGCTGCCCGCTGCGGAGGGTGAGCCCGCCGAAAGCGAGACGCGGCCGCTGCTGGCCCAAATTTAG
- the slc45a1 gene encoding proton-associated sugar transporter A isoform X4, whose protein sequence is MDFSADSADNPSHAYMMDVCSPEDQDRGLNIHALLAGLGGGFGYIVGGINWDQTNFGKSMGGQLRVIYMFTSITLVIATAMTLTSIPERPLPKSQPSVKNNLKSPNVLLPPSPPAPPGSALPVDDEDEEGLYGYHLSKSSHPESLAYSCSANARLCAGLTSPISPMSPLTPKYGSFISRDNSLTGINEFASSLGTSYIDSVLIDCYTGQQTPQGLVAPNSVPIPPGDIPAPEGSTQPERQPDRECHPDTETAPQSEVASQVTSGARPGLEPRRGSAAGILKRPQSLALMEEPMATQIVGMENGRRRTVTFSQQVANILLNGVRYESDLNENAVMGESQMSMKLLCIAIYRMPPSLRSLCTNHFLGWLSFEGMLLFYTDFMGEVVFEGDPKAPHDSEAYQRYNAGVSMGCWGMCIYAFSAAFYSAILEKLEERFSLRTLYFFAYLAFGLGTGLATLSTNLYVVLSLCVTYGVLFSSLCTLPYSLLCEYYQSPQFCGSSEEGTRRGMGVDISLLSCQYFLAQILVSVAMGPLTSLVGGAQGVMYFASLMSFVGCAYSSLCVVYQLPAAEGEPAESETRPLLAQI, encoded by the exons ATGGACTTCAGCGCAGATTCGGCGGATAACCCGAGTCACGCCTACATGATGGACGTGTGCAGCCCGGAGGACCAAGATCGGGGTTTGAACATCCATGCTCTACTGGCAG GACTTGGGGGTGGCTTCGGGTACATCGTAGGCGGCATCAACTGGGACCAAACAAACTTCGGAAAGTCAATGGGTGGTCAGTTGCGGGTCATCTATATGTTCACTAGCATCACCCTGGTGATCGCCACAGCCATGACTCTTACAAGCATCCCAGAGCGACCGCTGCCCAAGAGCCAACCCTCTGTCAAAAACAATCTAAAGAGCCCCAATGTTCTACTTCCTCCGTCGCCGCCCGCCCCACCGGGATCTGCACTGCCAGTGGACGACGAGGATGAGGAAGGTCTCTACGGCTATCACTTGTCAAAGTCAAGCCACCCCGAGTCTTTGGCGTATTCCTGCAGTGCCAACGCCCGCCTCTGTGCCGGGCTCACTAGCCCCATATCGCCCATGAGCCCCCTTACGCCAAAGTACGGCAGCTTTATAAGTCGGGACAACTCGCTGACCGGCATCAATGAATTTGCCTCGTCACTGGGGACTTCCTACATAGACAGTGTTCTCATAGACTGCTATACCGGGCAACAGACACCACAGGGCCTCGTGGCCCCCAACTCTGTACCCATTCCTCCAGGTGACATTCCTGCCCCAGAAGGGTCCACACAGCCAGAAAGGCAACCCGATAGGGAGTGTCACCCAGACACAGAGACTGCCCCACAATCCGAAGTCGCATCTCAGGTCACATCAGGGGCGCGGCCCGGTCTGGAACCACGTCGGGGCTCCGCCGCCGGAATCCTGAAACGACCTCAGAGTCTGGCACTCATGGAGGAGCCCATGGCAACCCAGATAGTCGGGATGGAGAATGGACGTAGGAGAACTGTGACGTTTAGCCAGCAG GTCGCGAACATTTTGCTGAACGGCGTGCGCTATGAGAGCGATCTAAACGAGAATGCAGTGATGGGTGAATCTCAAATGTCAATGAAACTCCTTTGTATAGCCATCTATCGGATGCCCCCCTCTCTGCGGAGCTTATGTACTAACCATTTTTTGG GCTGGCTGTCCTTTGAAGGCATGCTGCTCTTCTACACAGACTTCATGGGCGAGGTCGTATTTGAAGGAGACCCCAAAGCGCCCCACGACTCCGAGGCCTACCAGCGCTATAACGCTGGGGTCAGCATGGGCTGCTGGGGCATGTGCATCTATGCATTCAGTGCTGCTTTCTACTCAG CCATATTAGAGAAACTAGAGGAGCGCTTCTCTCTGCGCACGCTCTACTTTTTCGCCTACCTGGCGTTCGGCCTGGGCACGGGTCTGGCCACGCTGTCCACCAACCTCTACGTGGTGCTGTCCCTTTGCGTCACCTACGGGGTGCTCTTCTCCTCGCTATGCACGCTGCCTTACTCACTGCTGTGTGAATATTACCAAAGCCCTCAG TTCTGCGGCTCATCCGAGGAGGGCACCCGACGCGGGATGGGGGTGGACATCTCGCTGCTCAGCTGCCAGTACTTCCTGGCGCAGATCCTGGTTTCTGTGGCGATGGGACCTCTGACATCGCTAGTGGGTGGCGCCCAGGGGGTGATGTACTTCGCCAGCCTGATGTCTTTTGTGGGCTGCGCATATTCATCCCTCTGCGTTGTGTACCAGCTGCCCGCTGCGGAGGGTGAGCCCGCCGAAAGCGAGACGCGGCCGCTGCTGGCCCAAATTTAG